The following coding sequences are from one Nicotiana tomentosiformis chromosome 3, ASM39032v3, whole genome shotgun sequence window:
- the LOC104095348 gene encoding inactive protein kinase SELMODRAFT_444075 — protein sequence MSREMKKGKQDMSSDAAEKMMVAVKASKEIPKTALVWALTHVVQPGDCITLLVVVPSQSSGRKLWGFPRFAGDCASGHWKLHSGSSSEHKSDITDYCSQMILQLHDVYDPNKINVKIKIVSGSPHGAVAAEAKKTQASWVVLDKHLKHEKKRCMEELQCNIVVMKRSQPKVLRLNLVGSPKKEPDVSGTLSSEQTQTCGKESNKKDSLDSSRGPLVTPTSSPEMFSTTEAGTSSVSSSDPGTSPFFIAEVNRDIKKADLLAAKEDQDVDESSSESESENLSASSSLRFQPWMVDMITSHSELSQIKGKSSLRTHDRPQDSTNKALLRKFSKVDEEGDFGSPSYRSDLDYSGNVREAVSLSRSAPLGPPPLCSICQHKAPVFGKPPRWFAYAELELATGGFSQANFLAEGGYGSVHRGVLPDGQVVAVKQHKLASSQGDQEFCSEVEVLSCAQHRNVVMLIGFCIEDSRRLLVYEYICNGSLDSHLYGRTRDPLEWSARQKIAVGAARGLRYLHEECRVGCIVHRDMRPNNILITHDFEPLVGDFGLARWQPDGDTGVETRVIGTFGYLAPEYAQSGQITEKADVYSFGVVLVELVTGRKAVDLTRPKGQQCLTEWARPLLEECAVDELIDPRLENCYSEHEIYCMLHAASLCIRRDPQARPRMSQVLRILEGDLIVESGKLSATPAYEVGSQSGRILSDSLQQYQRFSGSLLNDGLEGFSAKLSFDKRSPSNIWDRNQSRTAY from the exons atgaGTAGGGAGATGAAAAAAGGAAAACAGGATATGAGTTCTGATGCTGCTGAGAAAATGATGGTGGCTGTTAAGGCTTCTAAGGAAATACCCAAAACAGCTCTTGTCTGGGCTTTGACTCATGTTGTTCAACCTGGGGATTGCATTACACTTCTCGTGGTTGTGCCTTCACAAAGTTCTG GTAGGAAGTTATGGGGTTTCCCTAGGTTTGCTGGAGATTGTGCCAGTGGCCACTGGAAGTTGCACTCTGGAAGTAGTTCCGAGCACAAATCCGACATAACAGATTATTGCTCTCAGATGATCCTTCAGCTCCATGATGTTTATGATCCCAACAAG ATAAATGTCAAGATTAAAATTGTTTCTGGTTCACCACATGGAGCTGTGGCTGCTGAGGCAAAGAAGACTCAAGCTAGTTGGGTCGTTTTGGACAA GCATCTCAAACACGAGAAGAAACGCTGTATGGAAGAGTTGCAGTGCAATATTGTAGTCATGAAGCGATCTCAACCGAAAGTTCTCCGCTTAAATTTAGTTGGCTCACCTAAAAAGGAACCTGATGTGTCAGGCACGTTATCTTCTGAGCAAACTCAAACATGTGGAAAAGAATCGAACAAAAAGGATTCGTTGGATTCCTCTCGAGGTCCACTAGTAACTCCAACAAGTAGTCCAGAGATGTTCAGTACGACTGAAGCTGGTACTTCATCAGTTTCAAGCTCTGATCCTGGAACTTCACCATTTTTTATCGCTGAAGTAAATAGGGATATAAAGAAAGCAGATTTGTTGGCTGCTAAGGAAGATCAAGATGTAGATGAATCGAGTTCAGAGAGTGAGAGTGAAAATTTATCTGCGTCATCAAGTTTAAGGTTCCAACCATGGATGGTGGACATGATCACTTCACATTCTGAACTCTCGCAAATCAAAGGCAAGAGCTCGTTGAGAACTCATGACAGGCCACAAGATTCCACAAATAAGGCATTGCTGCGGAAGTTTAGTAAGGTTGATGAAGAAGGTGATTTTGGATCCCCGAGTTACAGATCTGATTTGGATTACAGTGGGAATGTAAGAGAAGCAGTTTCGCTATCTAGAAGTGCACCTCTTGGCCCTCCTCCCTTGTGCTCAATTTGTCAACACAAGGCACCTGTATTTGGAAAACCTCCTAGGTGGTTCGCTTACGCTGAGCTGGAGCTCGCAACCGGAGGATTTTCACAAGCCAATTTTTTGGCTGAGGGAGGATACGGATCTGTTCATAGAGGAGTCCTTCCGGATGGTCAGGTTGTTGCTGTTAAGCAACACAAATTGGCAAGTTCTCAAGGGGATCAAGAGTTTTGCTCGGAAGTTGAAGTGCTCAGCTGTGCTCAGCACCGAAATGTTGTAATGCTAATAGGATTCTGTATCGAGGACAGCAGAAGACTGCTAGTATATGAATATATTTGCAATGGATCTTTAGATTCTCATCTATATG GTCGTACTAGAGATCCTTTGGAATGGTCTGCTCGTCAAAAGATTGCTGTAGGTGCTGCCCGAGGTTTACGTTATCTTCACGAAGAATGCAGAGTGGGCTGCATTGTCCACCGAGATATGAGACCCAACAACATTCTCATAACCCATGACTTCGAACCACTA GTTGGAGACTTTGGTTTGGCCAGGTGGCAACCTGATGGCGACACAGGTGTTGAAACGAGAGTAATTGGAACATTTGG GTACTTGGCGCCGGAGTATGCCCAAAGTGGCCAGATTACAGAAAAAGCTGATGTTTACTCATTTGGAGTGGTACTGGTGGAGCTTGTTACAGGACGCAAGGCGGTGGATCTTACCAGGCCTAAGGGCCAGCAGTGTCTCACAGAATGG GCGCGTCCATTATTGGAAGAATGTGCGGTTGATGAGCTAATAGATCCCCGGCTAGAAAACTGCTACTCCGAACATGAAATATACTGCATGTTGCATGCGGCATCTTTGTGCATACGGCGGGATCCTCAGGCCAGGCCTCGCATGTCTCAG GTACTGCGAATACTTGAAGGCGACCTCATTGTGGAATCTGGTAAACTGTCAGCAACACCTGCTTATGAAGTTGGAAGCCAAAGTGGAAGAATTTTGTCAGATTCGCTGCAACAGTACCAAAGGTTCAGTGGTTCTTTGTTGAATGATGGATTAGAGGGCTTTAGTGCTAAGCTCTCTTTTGACAAAAGGAGCCCCTCAAATATTTGGGATAGGAATCAATCCAGGACAGCATATTAG